The proteins below are encoded in one region of Microvirga ossetica:
- a CDS encoding sensor histidine kinase, with translation MPFQPAQMAKLPAFVICIQTIEANQHLLKELQHRVKNHISIVTSLVRMRARDVTSEEARRELTTVGERIEVLRLVNELLYVAGTTDLLRLRPYVMQLVESLCHLDEGQFGKVRLEFAIEEVDLAPEIAVPLGLILNEFVTNSLKYAFDGQSGQGGVISVRVEVLEDNGIRVRMSDNGKGLPAEPRPARPGSGTGMKLIEAFARQLDAKLDWSSSQGTALCLEFSRR, from the coding sequence ATGCCATTCCAACCAGCTCAAATGGCGAAGCTACCCGCTTTTGTCATTTGCATTCAGACTATCGAAGCCAACCAGCATCTGCTCAAGGAGCTGCAACATCGGGTCAAGAACCATATCAGCATCGTCACCAGCCTCGTGAGAATGCGTGCCAGGGACGTCACTTCGGAAGAGGCCCGCCGGGAATTGACCACGGTCGGCGAACGGATCGAGGTGCTTCGCCTGGTCAACGAGCTGCTTTATGTCGCCGGCACGACCGATCTTCTCCGACTGCGTCCGTATGTGATGCAGCTTGTCGAGAGCCTGTGCCATCTGGATGAAGGCCAGTTCGGCAAGGTGCGGCTGGAGTTTGCCATCGAGGAGGTGGACCTCGCCCCTGAGATTGCGGTGCCGCTCGGTCTCATCCTGAACGAGTTCGTCACCAACAGCCTGAAATATGCCTTCGATGGCCAGAGCGGGCAGGGAGGTGTCATTTCCGTGAGGGTCGAGGTGCTGGAGGACAACGGAATCCGCGTTCGCATGTCCGACAATGGCAAGGGGCTGCCCGCCGAACCACGTCCCGCACGGCCCGGCTCGGGCACTGGAATGAAGCTGATCGAGGCGTTCGCACGCCAGCTTGACGCTAAGCTGGACTGGTCGTCATCGCAAGGAACAGCCCTCTGCCTCGAATTCAGCCGCCGCTGA
- a CDS encoding YsnF/AvaK domain-containing protein — translation MSEPTSPSGMHTADEEHVPVLDDSLRSGARAVSEEVIPLVEETAIVGKREVITGRVRVQTVTDVIEELARADVQRETVDVTRVPIDRIVETAPEIRTEGDVTIVPALEEVLVVEKRLVLKEEVHIRRRVESEAVEVPVTLRKQRAIVERLVPDAPKPDGDTSS, via the coding sequence ATGAGCGAACCAACATCACCCTCCGGGATGCACACGGCCGACGAGGAGCACGTTCCCGTTCTCGATGACTCATTGAGGAGCGGGGCACGCGCTGTTTCCGAGGAGGTCATCCCTCTCGTTGAGGAAACCGCAATTGTCGGAAAGCGGGAGGTCATAACCGGCCGCGTGCGCGTGCAGACGGTCACCGACGTCATCGAGGAACTCGCCCGTGCCGACGTGCAGCGGGAAACCGTCGATGTCACGCGCGTGCCTATCGACAGGATCGTCGAGACCGCCCCTGAGATCAGAACTGAAGGCGATGTGACGATCGTGCCGGCTCTCGAGGAGGTGCTCGTGGTCGAGAAGCGCCTTGTGCTCAAGGAGGAAGTGCACATCCGGCGTCGCGTCGAATCAGAGGCCGTCGAGGTGCCGGTTACCCTGCGCAAGCAGCGCGCCATCGTGGAGCGGCTTGTTCCCGATGCGCCAAAGCCTGACGGAGATACAAGTTCATGA